The proteins below are encoded in one region of Patescibacteria group bacterium:
- a CDS encoding AIR synthase-related protein, translated as MNHIQTVYKMRLGIDPVAASLLRRLQGLNYSVISLAIESVMRVEGVGDVHALLPFFTHPMVEVPSVATSLTSTTAQVREVAYRRAMTDPELASLRRTAQALGLPEFTWARWATRYAFEGVSHGVADEIVKRYCMNSQTQEILAPDFAYDTLVPQGEVGGVEHIAVASMDDQELAALSSKRRLMMSAAKLAVVRAYYVALGRPARDAELEVVAAKWSDHCNHETWRALGLLPFLFDVTNRLHHRLVLSAFEDNAGVMRFYGRYGVNVKGETHISPTFAGDPYGGIMTKHGGVQRDIMLTALGAYPILGTTVMATCDPHLPWNLVVPGGTHPQVVLTESVRGTADYCNPMGIPMAWSQYLKHDRNWKGIALGHCVGILPAKCAKKGTPMPGDFVVLIGGLTGNDGLHGATVSSAAATAKTVTIDAAHVQIGMPIEQRGFMEAIPVLRDAGCIRASTDCGAAGLSSACFEMGEDTGVWLNLAWVPRKCAAMRPWQILLSESQERGVLAIPPSMLPEALAILRDYDVRFAVIGVFTDTGRAQAVYDSGLSELEWVGAPTTELIGDVAVDLPYDFLNAAPLPEIAVREPTVRPHRFQPSEPASEDDWIQLVRAHLGHYNIADQSSAAHHFDQTVQGRTVLPYIIRGNRVGECVPEELYVSGPVYGKPWGLGVAVATNQYYGEVDPAGLGQLITAQAVTRLVSAGFGPDDIVLNVNVMSPPVMDNPGHAWRLKQLVECGYGYASQMLRTPVISGKDSSSCRLGECDAPLGLSVLALGRMRDTSRLVPKLFTRPGDTIILYHPGLLDVQLGGSVFLDRYGERSHVLPYVDLKQLRRGLCRVHRMFKECGWNEGVHSRSVVAEGGLIRRLFEMSYGSGFGCAIDLPWDPLKSLFAELNAAMILVVDPASPWERYLARGDYVPLGVVTEEPEIAVHVEGERLFKVLPDAIATEWKRTFAEVVE; from the coding sequence CACGACGGCACAAGTGAGAGAGGTGGCGTATAGGCGAGCCATGACCGACCCGGAGTTGGCGTCGCTTCGGCGCACAGCACAGGCGCTTGGTCTGCCTGAGTTTACATGGGCACGCTGGGCAACAAGATACGCCTTCGAAGGTGTATCGCACGGAGTTGCCGATGAGATCGTCAAGCGGTACTGCATGAACAGTCAGACGCAAGAGATTCTCGCCCCGGATTTTGCGTACGATACACTCGTACCACAGGGTGAGGTTGGCGGCGTGGAGCACATTGCTGTTGCATCTATGGATGATCAAGAGCTCGCCGCATTATCAAGCAAGCGGCGTCTTATGATGTCGGCTGCAAAGCTGGCAGTCGTTCGTGCCTACTACGTTGCGCTGGGCCGTCCGGCGCGAGATGCAGAACTCGAGGTGGTTGCTGCAAAGTGGAGCGATCACTGCAACCACGAGACGTGGCGTGCGCTTGGCCTACTACCGTTCCTCTTTGACGTAACGAATCGCCTGCACCATAGGCTGGTTCTGAGCGCCTTCGAGGACAATGCTGGTGTGATGCGCTTCTATGGGCGTTACGGTGTAAACGTTAAGGGTGAAACTCACATTTCACCGACGTTCGCTGGTGACCCTTATGGTGGGATCATGACCAAGCATGGTGGTGTCCAGCGGGACATCATGCTCACAGCACTCGGTGCGTACCCGATTCTCGGAACGACGGTGATGGCAACCTGTGATCCTCATCTGCCATGGAATCTCGTCGTCCCTGGCGGTACACATCCGCAGGTCGTGCTTACTGAATCCGTGCGGGGCACGGCAGATTACTGCAACCCGATGGGTATTCCCATGGCATGGTCGCAGTACCTGAAGCACGATCGTAATTGGAAGGGCATCGCACTTGGTCATTGTGTGGGCATACTTCCTGCGAAGTGCGCCAAGAAAGGTACGCCAATGCCGGGCGATTTCGTCGTGCTTATCGGTGGTCTCACCGGTAACGATGGGTTGCATGGTGCGACAGTGTCGAGTGCAGCTGCAACGGCCAAAACCGTAACCATTGACGCTGCGCATGTGCAAATCGGCATGCCGATTGAACAGCGCGGTTTCATGGAAGCGATTCCGGTCTTGAGAGACGCAGGATGCATTCGTGCCTCAACCGATTGCGGAGCAGCTGGCTTGTCGTCGGCATGCTTTGAAATGGGTGAGGACACCGGTGTGTGGTTGAACTTGGCGTGGGTGCCGCGTAAGTGTGCGGCTATGCGTCCCTGGCAAATCTTGCTTTCCGAAAGCCAGGAACGCGGTGTTCTTGCGATTCCACCAAGTATGCTTCCTGAAGCTCTCGCCATACTCCGTGACTATGATGTCCGTTTCGCGGTCATCGGCGTTTTTACGGATACTGGCAGGGCGCAGGCAGTTTACGACAGTGGGCTTTCAGAGCTCGAATGGGTCGGGGCACCGACAACAGAACTCATCGGTGACGTCGCAGTTGACTTGCCATATGACTTTCTGAATGCGGCTCCACTCCCGGAGATTGCTGTCAGGGAACCTACGGTTCGTCCGCATCGTTTCCAGCCGTCTGAGCCTGCAAGCGAAGACGATTGGATTCAGCTCGTTAGAGCGCACCTTGGGCACTACAACATTGCCGATCAGTCTTCCGCTGCGCATCATTTCGACCAGACGGTGCAAGGGCGTACGGTACTCCCGTACATCATTCGCGGAAACAGGGTAGGAGAGTGTGTGCCCGAAGAGCTCTACGTGTCGGGACCAGTGTATGGAAAGCCCTGGGGGCTCGGTGTCGCAGTAGCAACTAACCAGTACTACGGCGAAGTTGACCCTGCTGGGCTCGGGCAACTCATCACAGCACAAGCGGTGACACGGCTCGTATCGGCTGGTTTCGGCCCGGACGATATCGTGCTCAACGTGAATGTGATGAGTCCACCTGTGATGGACAATCCTGGGCATGCTTGGCGATTGAAGCAGCTAGTGGAGTGTGGTTACGGCTACGCTTCGCAAATGCTTCGGACACCAGTCATCAGTGGCAAGGACAGTTCAAGCTGCCGGCTTGGAGAGTGCGATGCACCTCTCGGACTTTCGGTGTTAGCTTTGGGGAGAATGCGGGATACGTCTCGTCTCGTTCCGAAGTTGTTCACTCGTCCTGGGGATACTATCATTCTCTACCATCCGGGGTTGCTTGATGTTCAACTGGGCGGATCCGTTTTCCTCGATCGCTACGGCGAGCGAAGTCACGTATTGCCTTACGTGGACTTGAAGCAGCTCAGGCGGGGACTCTGTCGGGTGCATCGCATGTTCAAGGAGTGTGGATGGAACGAGGGAGTGCATTCTCGTTCGGTGGTGGCAGAGGGCGGATTGATTCGGCGTCTTTTTGAGATGAGCTATGGCAGTGGTTTCGGTTGCGCCATAGATCTTCCTTGGGACCCCCTGAAGTCGCTTTTTGCCGAACTGAACGCAGCGATGATTCTCGTGGTTGATCCGGCTTCCCCTTGGGAGAGGTATCTCGCTCGAGGTGACTATGTCCCTCTTGGTGTGGTTACCGAAGAGCCGGAGATTGCGGTGCATGTAGAAGGAGAACGTCTGTTCAAGGTGTTGCCCGATGCGATTGCAACTGAGTGGAAGAGAACGTTTGCGGAGGTGGTGGAATGA